CCGTGTACTTGTATTTGTGCGCGCTCCCTATACTATTCCCGTTTTGTTCCCCGTGTTCCCCCCAGAACCGATGGAGAGTGATACGACACAGAAGCTAAGCTACATGCCCGTCTGTCTGCCGCAGAAAGAGCACTACCCGTGGGCGCAGCGAGCCCGCTACCAGCCACCGAACCTGCCGATGGACTCGGACACGGTGCAGAAGCTGAGCTACGCGCCACCCGGGCAGTACATCGAGGAGCCGTGCGCCAGTGGGGCGGTCTGCTGCCAATCGTGCAGTCCGGCCGCGGTCAACTGCTGCGCAAACGTGGACACGGCGTGCAGCGGTGTCAGTTACCCGCGCGCAGCTATTGTGAAGTAGCTTCAGCTGCGCATGGTGTGATCGAATCGGATCGGTGTCTTGCGTCGTGCTTTGCGTCGGAGAGCTTGCAAGTCAAATCCTAACGGTTTTATATTTGCGTTTACCTTTGTGCTGATAAGTTGAAAACAGAAAATCCTGTAGAGTATTGCCCCATTTACCCTCCTTTCCTTTTTATGGCTgacgaaacataaaaaatatatatcatATATCTCTGTTGGTATGTGGATAGTAAGAGCAACAAGAAAAACCGGTTAAAAAACTACTATCTAAAATCTAAAGGTAAGGTGGGGAGTGAATTCTTATATCAACAACTTCTCCGGTTTGCCATTCAGTAACCTTGCGTCTTCTGTGACGCGCGGTATCTTGCCATTTCTGCTTGAGAATAACCTAAAATTACTATGCGTGCCTATCATTTGACTCGACATAGGTCATAGATTTGGGCGAACTCTAAAGGATGTTCATTCAACATCAGCTTTACGCGGGAATTTACTAGTAAATCCGCTGGCGGTGTCGCCATCACTTATTTCCTTGTCTCGTTAATCCTTGGTTAAAGCTGTAACTCCACCAACAGCTAGCCAATACCAACACTGGTCTTTTGATGAAGGAAGACCAGATGAGGACCAGTTAATATGTTAGCACGATTTGTTGTGCATTTCATGGCCACTGTCAATTAGTATGGTTTTCGGAAACTAAACGCTACGAATGTTTGGTAAACAATGCTGCACATCATTTGCGATAAGCTTATTGCACAGCATGACCATTCTGTTTTGACTAATTACTACCAGACAGACGCCACTTTTGCTACACACGCCGAAGCTTCCAAGCTTCCTTCGAGGTTTCAAGGCGGATGACCACACTAGGACGACTTTCTTTGCGTAATTAACGACACAGAACACAAATCCGGttgttgtgtgtttatgtAGGTGTATCTGTGCTATATAAACGGTTTTCTTCTCGGCTGGAAATTTGGAACTTCTTATACAACACGAATAGTTCACTTGTCGGCTGCCCCACCGCGTGCCATATCCTTCCTTCCAGTACACAATTCACTTCATCCACGGCTTCGattcacaaaacaataatattttaCTGCAACTCACAGAACTACACACAAGCACCTTCCGCATCATTCGTTACATTGCATCATACTGCAGCGTTGTATGGACTTGCTGTTAATTATTGGTGGCTGTGGTTCCGTTTCTGTTGTTAAAcagtactgctgctgctgctgctgttgctgtttccTCTCTTGTCTGTCGTACACCGCCACACGGTGGAGAACGGATGTTGGAACTGTTGTTGGCCATGCGGCAGGATTAGATGGCGTCGATTGCGTCGCCCTCCTCCGACGAGCTGTAGTCGTCGCCGAACTCGATATCGTCGTCCATGTCGTTCTCGACGAACGTCACCGTTTCGTTGATGCGCACCGACTCCGGGAACTCGCCGTACGTCTTCAGATTTCGGGCCTCGTCCGGCGTGTACTTAAGGATAACGTCCGCCTTCGAGTCCTGGTAGTCTCGCAGACCGATCAAGATGATGTCACCCTGGTTGATCCAGACCTGTTTGTAAAATGTAAACACAGCAAaaggagacacacacacacacaccaaggcATAAAGGCAGGGTGCGATATTAGTGTTATTAGTTAATTGCGCGTTCGCCTCGTCACACACGTATGCAAGCGAGTTGGGTGGTGTGCATGGCTTGGTTGACCTGCATTTCACTACTGGCTTGTGTCATTGACGATGCGCAAAAATTGCTTTCCACTACTACCCCCCACAATCCCACCACAAGCTACTTCCTAAAACTGGCAAAATTGTGCTGACGGGTCGGGAATGTTCCCACAGTCGGGTATTACTCATCCCTTAAATAAAGTTCCAGTAGCAAGGCAACGATGCTTTCCACGCACTCTCGCACGATGCTCTTTGTCCCGTGAAGGCAGTATAAGAGTGGGGAGTGGGGAAAGAACGTACACACCACCAACCAATGCACCTTG
This is a stretch of genomic DNA from Anopheles merus strain MAF chromosome 2R, AmerM5.1, whole genome shotgun sequence. It encodes these proteins:
- the LOC121588043 gene encoding eukaryotic translation initiation factor 1A, X-chromosomal, with the protein product MPKNKGKGGKNRRRGKNENESEKRELIFKEDEQEYAQVTKMLGNGRLEAMCFDGVKRLCHIRGKLRKKVWINQGDIILIGLRDYQDSKADVILKYTPDEARNLKTYGEFPESVRINETVTFVENDMDDDIEFGDDYSSSEEGDAIDAI